One window from the genome of Podospora pseudocomata strain CBS 415.72m chromosome 1 map unlocalized CBS415.72m_1.2, whole genome shotgun sequence encodes:
- a CDS encoding uncharacterized protein (COG:S; EggNog:ENOG503P1IQ) yields MPAGKTLDEFGRDEYGLPGDKQWASKYLLEPLYEPEPSQVCATRFTPLPPSPPASTKSPTTPTRSAVGSIRRKFQHTRNVSYTEGDEEEQPFLRRLLSRTSSIRSTRSSLSLNRQLPPSPPGVDRTLSTRSAIPLRPSHNRNWSQGTILSRANSVATSTPTSPRPPSKMSNQFFPSTTTTTTRNRSSSLNHPPPPPSDESFPIRRGNSLRLKDRYPGDQSHRPLAMLSSSHRAANRHVRPTSSHARPFADPIDQLDQSSPFSPYHHPGPYDPTLIPYNTNKKYSPLEAVKSSNEEAIKATPVEYVKDSLTKHVPLQGTAVVPPGERDVMTGRRMGEYQEGADLMREQSAGGGAYKRWPGVEYREGDLKGKGEGWYSGVGAAEEEERRRVAKKRGGIWLGVLVGMGRGVLMRCSSLLRGV; encoded by the exons ATGCCAGCTGGGAAGACGCTGGACGAATTTGGCAGGGATGAATATGGCCTGCCAGGAGACAAGCAATGG GCTTCAAAATATCTCTTAGAGCCACTATATGAGCCTGAACCAAGCCAGGTTTGCGCAACAAGATTTACACCCCTgccaccatcgccaccagcttcaacaaagtcgccaacaacaccaacccgcTCGGCAGTTGGCAGCATCCGACGAAAGTTTCAGCACACCAGGAACGTATCTTATACCGAAggtgacgaagaagaacagcCCTTTCTCCGTCGTCTCCTGAGCAGAACAAGCAGCATCCGAAGCACCCGCAGCAGTCTCAGTCTGAACAGGCAACTcccgccctcaccaccaggaGTAGACCGCACCCTATCCACCCGCTCAGCCATTCCACTCAGACCAAGCCACAACCGCAACTGGTCCCAGGGCACAATCCTCTCCCGCGCCAACAGCGTAGCAACTTCTACACCAACATCCCCCAGACCCCCCAGCAAAATGTCCAACCAgttcttcccctccaccaccaccaccaccacccgcaaccgctcctcctccctcaaccaccccccaccacccccatcagaCGAATCCTTCCCCATCCGCCGCGGCAACTCCCTCCGCCTCAAAGACCGCTACCCAGGAGACCAATCCCACCGTCCCCTAGCTatgctctcctcctcccaccgcgCCGCCAACCGCCACGTCCGccccacctcttcccacGCCCGTCCCTTTGCCGACCCAATAGACCAGCTGGACCAgtcctcccccttttccccctaccaccaccctggCCCGTATGACCCCACGCTGATCCCgtacaacaccaacaagaagtACTCTCCCCTGGAGGCGGTCAAATCCTCCAACGAGGAGGCGATCAAGGCTACGCCGGTGGAGTATGTAAAGGACAGCTTGACGAAGCATGTGCCGCTGCAGGGGACGGCGGTTGTGCCGcctggggagagggatgttatgacggggaggaggatgggggagtaTCAAGAGGGGGCTGATTTGATGAGGGAACAAAGTGCGGGCGGGGGCGCGTATAAGAGGTGGCCTGGGGTGGAGTacagggagggggatttgaaggggaagggggagggttggtattctggggttggggctgctgaggaggaggaaaggaggCGGGTGGCtaagaagagggggggtatTTGGCTAGGAGTATTagtggggatgggaaggggggtgctTATGAGATgcagcagc